atggggacgagaatggacCATATTCTCTTAAGTAAGGCCGCGAAGGAGTTCCGCTATTATATTTGTTAAgtgtaaatttttattacatCTACGAAAATATTTGTTGCCCCCAAGCCCTAGTGAATCAAAACAGTATAACTTTCTGTCTAGTTGTTCTATTCCTAAAATTTTTAAACATAATTCTTTTTAGCGATGACATTTGGAATaaaatcattgttttttttttatgattgtagttgttattattactattattattattattcttatcaaTAAAGATTTGGTAATGCAAAGACAGGcaaaaattaacgataaaaaccgacgtttcggtgtcttcatgacgccattgtcaaggagaaataaaaattacatagtTTGCGGCGAGGTGTAACATGAAATTAGCATACAGTGTTTGAAGCtaattatataaatactttTGCGCGAATTGAATCGCTTTGCACGTTCAGAGTGGGTTTTAGGTCTctgatgaaaagcatttcattcaCCAAACAATCAAACTTATTTCTACACTTTTTCAGAATGCTAAATCGCCTCAGTAGGTCTTTTGGGACTTCGCCGTGCTGTTCGTGATAGTGTTTATATACAgaagatgccttttgtttatgtCCATCCACACGTGTGTGTAAGTGTCCACGCGTATAGcccacataacctgcatcacacaggtcacattgaaaacgaTAAACGACGCGTTGTTGGTTGACGATCTGTGGCTTAGTTTCGCGTACTTTAAGATCTTGGCCAATTTTTCGGCTAACGAATACTGGCTGGACAGTTGTCTGCACCTTTATGCTGAGATTCTTGAGCTCTTTCTTAACATAATTTGCTGATTCCTGGTCTTTAAACGGTATGACCACACGAACAATGGCTCTTGGTTGTTTGGGCGTCTGTGAGGGCTGCTTATCAACGCACACCTTAAATCCACACCTTTACGCTTGGTAAATTCCACCATTAACACCTTCTTACATTCTAGAATCGTTGATAAGCAGCCCTCACAGACGCCCAAACAACCAAGAGCCATTGTTCGTGTGGTCATACCGTTTAAAGACCAGGAATCAGCAAATTATGTTAAGAAAGAGCTCAAGAATCTCAGCATAAAGGTGCAGACAACTGTCCAGCCAGTATTCGTTAGCCGAAAAATTGGCCAAGATCTTAAAGTACGCGAAACTAAGCCACAGATCGTCAACCAACAACGCGTCGTTTAtcgttttcaatgtgacctgtgtgatgcaggttatgtgggCTATACGCGTGGACACTTACACACACGTGTGGATGGacataaacaaaaggcatcttcTGTATATAAACACTATCACGAACAGCACGGCGAAGTCCCAAAAGACCTACTGAGGCGATTTAGCATTCTGA
The Montipora capricornis isolate CH-2021 chromosome 10, ASM3666992v2, whole genome shotgun sequence genome window above contains:
- the LOC138019592 gene encoding uncharacterized protein, giving the protein VNSTINTFLHSRIVDKQPSQTPKQPRAIVRVVIPFKDQESANYVKKELKNLSIKVQTTVQPVFVSRKIGQDLKVRETKPQIVNQQRVVYRFQCDLCDAGYVGYTRGHLHTRVDGHKQKASSVYKHYHEQHGEVPKDLLRRFSILKKCRNKFDCLVNEMLFIRDLKPTLNVQSDSIRAKVFI
- the LOC138018968 gene encoding uncharacterized protein; this translates as CGFKVCVDKQPSQTPKQPRAIVRVVIPFKDQESANYVKKELKNLSIKVQTTVQPVFVSRKIGQDLKVRETKPQIVNQQRVVYRFQCDLCDAGYVGYTRGHLHTRVDGHKQKASSVYKHYHEQHGEVPKDLLRRFSILKKCRNKFDCLVNEMLFIRDLKPTLNVQSDSIRAKVFI